The DNA segment CCAACGCCTATCTCGATCGCGAGTCCGAGATCGTTCGCGGCTACGCCGACCGGATCGGCCGAGTCGGATAGCACCGGTCCGCGCCGGCTCACCCCGTCGATCCTTCGGCCGACACGATCCGGCGGTTACGGCTATCCGTCGTCCTTCTCTCCGTTCTGATGGCCCATCCCGTGATCCTTCAGCTCCCGCTGGGTCTCGAACCGCTCGCCACAGAGCGGACAGACGAAGGGTTTGCCGCCTCTCTCTCCCATCCGTATCGATCACTCTACCGATGACCGCCGCGGACCTTGTCTCTGTCGTCCGGACTCGACGGCACACGGTGGAACCGCCGATAGGTCGCGATCGCCACTCCCTCGAACGCGGTTCGCGGGGCCCGAGCGGTATAGTCCGTCGGCCGTAGGATTGCGTCCTTCAGTAGCGTTTTATCACGTCACCGTGTGTACCGACCGTGACCCCGAGTATCGTGGGTTTGGTTACCAATCGCGTGCTGCTCCGGCGTGCGATGCTGCCGCTCGCGGCCTTCGGGAGCGTCGTCGTCGCGGGCGTCGTCGGGTTCAGCGTTCTCGCCGGCGTCGGTACGATCGAGGCGGCGTTCTGGCTCATCGATCCCACGAGCCTCGATCTGTACTTCGATCGGGAGGGCGGACCGGAGACGCTGGCGAAGGCGTACGCCATCGTCGTGACGGCGGGGCTGGTGGTTACGGGGCTCTGGATCGGCGAGACGGTGCTCTCCACCGCGTTCGGCGGTCACATTCAAGACCAGTTCAGACACATGCAAACGGATCGAACCATCGACGGGCTCGAGGACCACGTGATCATCTGCGGGCACGGCATGTTCGGCCGGACGATCACGACCCGGCTCACCGAAGGCGGAGACGACGTCGTCGTCATCGAACTCGAGGAGGCGGAGTACGAACGCGCTCGCGAGGACGGGCGGTTGGTCGTAGAGGGCGACGCACGTCGCGAGACGACGCTTCGGGAGGCGGGAATCGAACGAGCACGCACCGTCGTGACGGCCATCGACGACTCGAACGCGAACATCCAGGTCGCCATCCTGGCCAGCCAGATCGCGCCGACGGTCCACCTCGTCGTCCGGGTGGGCGACGAGATGTACGAGCCGTTGGCACGACGGGCGGGCGCCGACGAGGTCGTCATCCCCGAGGTGGTGAGCGGCGAGCAGGTGACCGAGACGCTGGAGCCACCCTCCAGGTAGTCGGCGTCGAACCGGGTGTGCAAGCCGAACGGTGCCTCCCGACGGGCGTCCATCCCGGCGAGAGGCGTTCCGGAACGGACCGTCCGATCGGTCCTACGTCGCGACCGGGGGTGTCGCTCCGCTCCGGAGGGAGTAACCGAATCTCGTTACACTTCCACGGTAAGAACTAACATAAGCCGTCCCCTAACAACTATCAGAGATTGTCATGACTGATTTGGGCGGCTTTCAGAACCACCTCGCACGCATCGACCTCACGGACGGCGACGTCACCTACGAGGACGTCGACGACGAGGACGCGAAGAAGTACATCGGTGCTCGCGGCCTCGGCGTCAAACACGTCTTCGACCAGGGTCCGGACGTCGATCCCGAGAGTCCGGAGAACCTGCTGGCGTTCATGAACGGCCCCCTCACGGGAACCCAGGCCGTCATGAGCGGACGCATCGCCATCTGTACGAAATCGCCGCTGACGGGCACCGTCACCGACAGCCACCACGGCGGCTGGTCGGGCGCCCGGCTCAAGTGGGCCGGCTTCGACGGCCTGCTCGTCGAGGGCGAGTCCGACGAACCGGTCTACGCCTACGTCGAGGACGGCGAGGTGGAGCTGCGCGACGCCTCCCACCTCACCGGCAAGGGCGTCCACGAGACCCGCGACGAACTCGGCGAGGAGCTCGACGGCTCGTTCGGCAAGAACATGTCGATCATGGCGATCGGTCCCGGCGGCGAGAACGGCGTGAAGTACGCCTGCATCATGAACGAGGACGACCGCGCCTCGGGCCGCGGCGGCACCGGCTGCGTGATGGGCAACAAGAACCTCAAGGCAGTCGTCATCAAGTCCGGCACCAAGATGCCCAAGCCCGCCGACCAGGAGACGTTCATGGAGGGCCACCAGCAGGCGATGCAGGTGATCCAGGAGTCCGACGTCACCGCGCCCAACGAGGGCGGGCTCTCGATGTACGGCACGAACGTCCTGATGAACATCACCGAGGAGATGGACGGCCACCCCACGAAGAACGGCCGCTACACCTCGGGAATCTCCTACAACAACGAGGAGCAGGGCGGCGAGACCGTCATCGACGCCGAGCGCATCAGCGGCGAGAACGTCCGCGAGAACATCCTCGTCGACGAGCCGACCTGTCATTCCTGTCCGGTCGCGTGTAAGAAGGAGGTCGAGGTCCAGACGATGCACAAGGGCGAGGACATGAACGTCCGAATGGAGTCCTTCGAGTACGAGTCGGCGTGGGCGCTCGGCACCAACTCGCTGAACGACGACCGCGACAAGATCGCGGTGATGATCGACCGCTGTAACGACCTGGGGATCGACACCATCGAGACGGGCAACATCCTGGCGATGGCGATGGAGGCCACCGAGAAGGGCTACCTCGACGACCTCGGCGAGGGCATCGACTGGGGCGACGAGGAGGAGATGATCGAGATGATCAAGCGGATCGGCAACCGCGAGGGCGAACTCGCGGACATGCTCGCGGAGGGCCAGGAGGGCTTCGCCGACGAGATCGACGGCCACGACTGCCGCCTCGACGTGAAGGGCCAGTCGATTGCGGCCTACGATCCCCGCTGCATGAAGGGGATGGGCATCGCGTACGCCACCTCGAACCGCGGGGCGTGCCACCTGCGCGGCTACACGCCCGCCGCGGAGATCCTCGGCATCCCCGAGAAGGTCGACCCCTACGAGTACGAGGGCAAGGGCGAGCTGACGGCGACGTTCCAGGACCTCCACGCGATCTCGGACAGCTTCGACATCTGCAAGTTCAACGCCTTCGCGGAGGGGATCGAGGAGTACGTGCTCCAGTACAACGGGATGACCGGCCTCGACGTCAGCGAGGACGAGCTGATGGAGTCGGGCGAGCGCGTCTACAACCTCGAGCGCTACTACAACAACCTCGCGGGCTTCGACGGGAGCGACGACTCCCTCCCGGAGCGGTTCCTCGAGGAGGGCGGCATGCCCGGCCAGGGCGCCTCGGAGGGCGAGTACTGCGAACTCGACGAGATGAAGGAGGAGTACTACGAGCACCGCGGCTGGGTCGACGGCGTCGTCCCGGACGAGAAGCTCGAGGATCTCGGCATCGACGTCGGACCCGGCACCGGCGTTTCAACCGGTGATTCGCCGGCGCCCGCCGACGACTGACCCCGACGACGCGATAGCGCAACGGTTTTTTTTGCGATCCACGCAGTTCGAGGCATGAACCCCGACGGAGCCATCGGCGTGCCCGGAACGCCGGCGTGGACCCGCGAGCAGGCAACGCGGGTCGAGCGAACCGACGACGTCGTCGCACCGGTCATCTACCCGCCTCAGGAGGACGACGCCCCGGACGTCCACGGCTGGGACACCTGGGTGCTCCGCGAGCGCGACGGCACCATCGCCACGGTCGACGGCTGGCGTGTGATTCTCTCGCTCACCGCGCCCAGCGACATGCTCCCCGGTAAGCGCCACGACGTCGCCGAGATCCGCTACTTCTACTCGCGGGACGGGAAGAACTGGATCGACGGCGGCCCCGTTTTCGACCGCGAGAACTGCCTCGGCTCGCGTCAGTGGGCCGGTTCAGCCCTGCTCGACGACGACGGGCAGGTGTACGTCTTCTACACCGCGGCCGGACGCGCAGTCGAGGAGGAGCTCTCCTATCACCAGCGCCTCGCGGTCGGTGCTGGCGGGACCGTCGAGACGGACGCCGACGGTCTCTCGATCGAGGGCTCCTGGGAGCACGAGGTCCTCGTCGAGCCCGACGGCGAGCGCTACGAGCGCGAGGAGCAGTACCGCGGGATGATCTACACCTTCC comes from the Halalkalicoccus sp. CG83 genome and includes:
- a CDS encoding C2H2-type zinc finger protein, whose product is MGERGGKPFVCPLCGERFETQRELKDHGMGHQNGEKDDG
- a CDS encoding potassium channel family protein, whose protein sequence is MLPLAAFGSVVVAGVVGFSVLAGVGTIEAAFWLIDPTSLDLYFDREGGPETLAKAYAIVVTAGLVVTGLWIGETVLSTAFGGHIQDQFRHMQTDRTIDGLEDHVIICGHGMFGRTITTRLTEGGDDVVVIELEEAEYERAREDGRLVVEGDARRETTLREAGIERARTVVTAIDDSNANIQVAILASQIAPTVHLVVRVGDEMYEPLARRAGADEVVIPEVVSGEQVTETLEPPSR
- a CDS encoding aldehyde ferredoxin oxidoreductase family protein; this encodes MTDLGGFQNHLARIDLTDGDVTYEDVDDEDAKKYIGARGLGVKHVFDQGPDVDPESPENLLAFMNGPLTGTQAVMSGRIAICTKSPLTGTVTDSHHGGWSGARLKWAGFDGLLVEGESDEPVYAYVEDGEVELRDASHLTGKGVHETRDELGEELDGSFGKNMSIMAIGPGGENGVKYACIMNEDDRASGRGGTGCVMGNKNLKAVVIKSGTKMPKPADQETFMEGHQQAMQVIQESDVTAPNEGGLSMYGTNVLMNITEEMDGHPTKNGRYTSGISYNNEEQGGETVIDAERISGENVRENILVDEPTCHSCPVACKKEVEVQTMHKGEDMNVRMESFEYESAWALGTNSLNDDRDKIAVMIDRCNDLGIDTIETGNILAMAMEATEKGYLDDLGEGIDWGDEEEMIEMIKRIGNREGELADMLAEGQEGFADEIDGHDCRLDVKGQSIAAYDPRCMKGMGIAYATSNRGACHLRGYTPAAEILGIPEKVDPYEYEGKGELTATFQDLHAISDSFDICKFNAFAEGIEEYVLQYNGMTGLDVSEDELMESGERVYNLERYYNNLAGFDGSDDSLPERFLEEGGMPGQGASEGEYCELDEMKEEYYEHRGWVDGVVPDEKLEDLGIDVGPGTGVSTGDSPAPADD